Proteins from a single region of Strix aluco isolate bStrAlu1 chromosome W, bStrAlu1.hap1, whole genome shotgun sequence:
- the LOC141917753 gene encoding uncharacterized protein LOC141917753 isoform X1 — MVIEANRITFATRYVRRPPKMPPIYKSNPGGMERVVKISHYEVKKGCDRGLRNRTRSTKQHRLRSNNEQASIHNRRAGQTKTTFDIILVRLTSKLLPDWEKNNIMDHLMIVEGLEMIPKDISWALSCIQAQMWTQIVISNILREGEEGILPTEIRKIIWDKAKPQERELQSWWKLVNFTYERQDDKIIAFVLTVVEAAQHSIYPVASIGLNHGGMIISPVGHRGWAWKQGDKWQAINTELCINMGQQGYVCEGNSIQAEDMCLDTHQKECHFEIQSSINNDTVMIYIGEGCICLRTLCTSVLIDGYHREEIGNYSNHCVCNFTKIEGCDFCLYCPSTNLSDNRIRLCLNSKNRSCLYRNEFG, encoded by the coding sequence ATGGTCATTGAAGcaaatagaattacatttgcaactaGATATGTCAGGCGTCCACCAAAAATGCCtcccatttataaaagcaacccaggagggatggagagagtggTTAAAATCTCGCACTATGAGGTCAAAAAGGGATGTGACAGGGGTCTTAGGAACAGGACTAGGAGTACTAAACAGCATAgactcagaagtaataatgaacaagctAGCATCCACAACCGGAGAGCTGGTCAAACTAAAACAACCTTTGATATCATCCTTGTTAGGCTGACGTCTAAACTACtccctgattgggaaaaaaacaatattatGGACCATTTGATGATAGTAGAAGGACTGGAAATGATACCAAAAGACATATCCTGGGCCCTTAGTTGCATCCAGGCACAAATGTGGACGCAAATTGTCATTTCCAATATCTTAAGAGAAGGCGAAGAAGGAATCCTCCcaacagagattagaaagataatttgggataaagcaaaacctcaagagagggagttgcagtcctggtggaaactggtgaattttacatatgaaagacaggatgacaaaataattgcctttgtatTAACAGTTGTAGAAGCTGCCCAACATAGCATATACCCTGTTGCCTCTATAGGACTAAACCATGGGGGAATGATAATCAGTCCAGTAGGGCATAGGGGATGGGCATGGAAGCAAGGGGATAAATGGCAAGCCATCAACACAGAATTATGCATTAATATGGGCCAGCAGGGATACGTTTGTGAAGGGAACAGCATACAGGCCGAAGACATGTGCttagacacacatcagaaagAGTGTCATTTTGAGATACAGTCATCCATAAACAATGATACAGTCATGATATATATAGGAGAAGGGTGCATATGTCTTCGTACCCTTTGCACAAGTGTGCTCATAGATGGCTATCATAGGGAGGAGATAGGAAACTATTCCAATCATTGTGtatgtaatttcacaaaaattgaagggtGTGATTTTTGCCTATACTGTCCCAGTACTAACCTCTCAGATAATAGAATCAGATTATGCCTTAATTCGAAAAATAGATCCTGTCTCTATAGGAATGAATTTGGATag